The proteins below are encoded in one region of Choloepus didactylus isolate mChoDid1 chromosome Y unlocalized genomic scaffold, mChoDid1.pri SUPER_Y_unloc1, whole genome shotgun sequence:
- the GPKOW gene encoding G-patch domain and KOW motifs-containing protein has protein sequence MADAEERVLRQAAASTGPISFSFSRTSVRRRVADLGSSAEAAAEEKDLLKTVEGRELQSVKLSEVPNEFIIPLIKNGRRRQPPTQAPGPSRENEAVVDGMLSQAVEELVEESKKSLEERDSAGVDPTLAIPMIQKGCTHNREGADSEPQAETVPDEADYEAVPVEAYGLAMLRGMGWKPGEGIGRTFNQVVKPRVNSLRPKGLGLGANLTAAQALAPTSSSHLPRPDEEQEKEKEDQPQGLVPGGAVVVLSGPYRGLYGNVEGIDPDNVRAMVRLAMASRVVTVSEYCLRPVSQKEFDKNSLDISQVPRTSSEQWNGTNSSCTALWNQDLHVQREDSERKRKHPPDQQDKPAAKNQKSTPRSQHWLRRDLRVRFVDKLHKGGQYYNTKMTVEDVLTSDTCVCRTDEGQVLEGLRENMLETLIPKEEGKCVMVVLGPQAGRVGHLLGRDREKSRALVQLRRNNQLVELHYDAVCQYMGPSDSDED, from the exons GGCAGCTTCTACTGGACCAATTTCATTCAGCTTTAGTCGCACCTCTGTCCGGAGGCGTGTGGCGGACCTGGGGAGCAGCGCGGAGGCAGCCGCGGAGGAGAAGGATTTGTTAAAGACCGTGGAAGGGAGGGAACTGCAGAG TGTGAAACTCTCAGAAGTCCCCAACGAGTTCATCATCCCTTTGATCAAGAATGGCCGTCGCAGGCAGCCACCAACCCAGGCCCCTGGGCCATCCAGAGAAAATGAGGCTGTAGTGGATGGGATGCTGTCCCAGGCTGTGGAGGAGCTTGTTGAGG AATCCAAGAAGTCTCTGGAGGAGAGAGACAGTGCGGGTGTTGACCCCACGCTCGCTATCCCCATGATCCAGAAAGGATGCACCCACAACAGGGAAGGGGCAGACAGCGAACCCCAGGCTGAGACA GTGCCAGACGAGGCAGATTATGAGGCAGTCCCTGTGGAGGCCTATGGGTTGGCCATGCTGCGGGGCATGGGCTGGAAACCTGGCGAGGGCATTGGCCGCACCTTCAATCA AGTGGTGAAGCCCCGTGTCAACTCACTGAGGCCCAAGGGTTTAGGGCTGGGCGCCAACCTGACCGCAGCCCAGGCCCTGGCCCCCACCAGCTCTTCTCACCTGCCGAGGCCAGATGAGGAgcaagagaaggagaaggaagaccaGCCTCAAGGGCTGGTGCCTGGAGGAGCCGTGGTGGTACTGTCTGGCCCCTACCGAGGCCTCTATGGGAAC GTGGAGGGTATTGATCCCGACAACGTTCGGGCCATGGTTCGCCTGGCGATGGCGAGCCGCGTGGTGACTGTTAGTGAGTACTGCCTGCGACCTGTTTCCCAGAAGGAGTTTGACAAGAACTCCTTGGATATCA GCCAGGTACCCAGAACTTCCTCAGAGCAATGGAATGGAACAAACTCATCATGTACAGCCCTCTGGAATCAGGATCTCCATGTCCAGCGGGAGGactcagaaagaaagaggaaacaccCTCCAGACCA ACAAGATAAGCCCGCAGCCAAGAATCAGAAATCAACCCCCAGGAGTCAGCACTGGTTGCGCAGGGACCTGCGTGTACGATTTGTGGACAAACTGCACAAGGGCGGCCAGTATTACAACACCAAG ATGACAGTTGAAGATGTCCTGACCTCAGATACTTGCGTGTGTAGGACAGATGAAGGCCAAGTCCTGGAAG GCCTGAGGGAGAACATGCTGGAGACCCTGATTCCTAAGGAGGAGGGCAAGTGTGTGATGGTGGTGCTGGGACCACAGGCTGGAAGG GTGGGACATCTGCTGGGCCGAGACAGAGAAAAGAGCCGGGCTTTGGTGCAGCTGCGGAGAAATAATCAGTTGGTGGAGCTTCATTACGATGCTGTCTGCCAGTACATGGGCCCCAGTGACTCAGATGAAGACTGA